In the Rhizobium sp. CB3090 genome, one interval contains:
- a CDS encoding thiamine pyrophosphate-binding protein yields MKRTGGQLIVEALKANGVRRISCVPGESFLAVLDALHDSDIAVLVCRQEGGAAMMADAWGRLTGEPGICMVTRGPGATNASAGLHIARQDSIPMILFIGQVQRDAREREAFQEVEFRRAFTEFSKWVGEIDDAARIPEFVTRAFAIATSGRPGPVVLTLPEDMLRDEVEAPLAKRYMPVAAHPGRSQLDDLYLRLIAAERPMVILGGTRWNDDAVANIRHVAERFKLPVGCSFRRQMLFDHLHPSYAGDVGIGINPALAKEVKEADLLILLGGRLSEMPSSGYTLVDIPYPQQQLVHIHPDPSELGRVYRPDLAICASPADFVAALADLEAPAEPRWAERTARMHAAYLAWSTTPEKSPGAVHMGRIMDWIEANTADDTIFTNGAGNYATWLHRFHRFRRFNTQAAPASGSMGYGLPAAVAAKQLFPEREVICFAGDGCFMMHGQEFATAVQYGLPLIALVINNGMYGTIRMHQEREYPGRVSATSLDNPDFAALARAYGGHGETVKATEEFGPAFERARASGKPSIIEIVLDPEAITPSRTLTEISQTKSR; encoded by the coding sequence ATGAAGCGCACAGGCGGCCAGCTCATCGTCGAAGCCCTGAAGGCAAATGGCGTCCGGCGCATCTCGTGCGTTCCCGGCGAAAGCTTTCTTGCCGTGCTGGATGCGCTTCATGACAGCGACATTGCCGTGCTCGTCTGTCGCCAGGAGGGCGGCGCGGCCATGATGGCGGACGCCTGGGGTCGGCTGACGGGTGAGCCCGGCATCTGCATGGTAACCCGCGGTCCGGGTGCAACCAATGCCTCGGCCGGCCTGCATATTGCCCGGCAGGATTCTATCCCGATGATCCTCTTCATCGGCCAGGTGCAGCGCGACGCCCGCGAGCGCGAAGCCTTCCAAGAGGTGGAATTCCGCCGCGCCTTTACCGAATTTTCCAAATGGGTCGGCGAGATCGACGATGCCGCCCGCATTCCGGAATTCGTCACACGCGCCTTCGCCATTGCGACCTCAGGCCGGCCCGGCCCCGTCGTCCTGACCCTGCCTGAGGATATGCTGCGCGACGAGGTCGAGGCGCCGCTTGCCAAGCGCTACATGCCGGTGGCAGCCCATCCAGGCCGCAGTCAGCTCGACGATCTCTATCTACGCCTGATCGCGGCCGAACGGCCTATGGTCATTCTCGGCGGCACGCGCTGGAATGATGACGCGGTCGCGAACATCAGACACGTCGCCGAGCGCTTCAAGCTGCCGGTCGGCTGCTCCTTTCGCCGGCAAATGCTGTTCGATCATCTGCATCCGAGTTACGCAGGCGATGTCGGCATCGGCATCAATCCGGCGCTGGCAAAGGAGGTCAAAGAGGCCGATCTGCTGATCCTGCTCGGCGGTCGCCTTTCGGAAATGCCGTCGTCCGGCTACACGTTGGTCGACATCCCTTACCCGCAACAACAGCTCGTCCATATCCATCCCGACCCGTCCGAACTCGGTCGCGTCTATCGCCCGGATCTGGCGATATGCGCCAGCCCGGCAGATTTCGTCGCGGCGCTCGCCGATCTCGAAGCGCCGGCAGAACCGCGTTGGGCGGAGCGGACGGCGCGCATGCATGCCGCCTATCTCGCCTGGTCGACGACGCCGGAGAAGAGCCCCGGCGCTGTGCATATGGGCCGTATCATGGACTGGATCGAGGCCAACACGGCTGATGATACGATCTTCACCAATGGCGCCGGCAACTATGCCACCTGGCTGCACCGCTTTCATCGCTTCCGTCGCTTCAACACGCAGGCGGCGCCGGCTTCGGGCTCGATGGGCTACGGCCTGCCGGCGGCGGTTGCTGCCAAGCAGCTCTTTCCCGAGCGGGAGGTGATCTGCTTTGCCGGCGACGGTTGTTTCATGATGCACGGACAGGAATTCGCGACCGCCGTCCAGTACGGCCTGCCGCTGATTGCTTTGGTCATCAACAACGGCATGTACGGCACCATCCGCATGCATCAGGAGCGGGAATATCCCGGTCGCGTAAGCGCCACATCGCTTGATAATCCAGACTTCGCAGCGCTAGCCCGTGCCTATGGCGGTCATGGCGAGACAGTAAAGGCGACGGAAGAATTCGGCCCTGCCTTTGAACGCGCGCGCGCCAGCGGCAAGCCGTCGATCATCGAGATCGTGCTCGATCCCGAGGCCATTACACCGTCACGGACGTTGACGGAAATTTCACAAACAAAAAGCCGGTGA
- a CDS encoding L,D-transpeptidase, with protein sequence MNRFLKFSLALALTAATSALALTNAQAQFYRGGNDVVLVTPDGRILDQYPEQGVVTVARDGRGHRVLIDRYGNVLATEMRASTYYPRAPRRDVYNNDGYGDGNRYGDTQLSNNGGYRDYRQYRSDDFGSNDGYVDSGYGQQDRGVVTSGIPRGGEIQNEPLDNQPLPDVNGQSQNRNGNDYASIDPQEQAPAIERKPPAEPVITLKGKSKMEITALEVFLARQGISPGAIDGRMGANVTKAIYAYQQMTGQTLNPNDTDSILEQLRLSGGMPIVNYTITPADAAGPYVASIPEDYAEKAQMPSLGYTSTTEMLAERFHMDEGYLKELNPGVDFTVPGSTIKVVNTGPGKTGTVAKILADKGRKQVFAYDASGALIAAYPASIGSTDTPSPSGTVTVERVAFNPGYTYNPKINFKQGANDKILDIPPGPNGPVGVVWMALSKPTYGIHGTPDPSKIGKSQSHGCVRLTNWDATELAKMVKPGVVVEFVD encoded by the coding sequence GTGAACCGGTTCCTGAAATTCAGCCTTGCTCTGGCTCTGACAGCCGCGACATCTGCTCTTGCGCTGACCAATGCGCAGGCACAATTTTATCGTGGCGGGAACGATGTCGTTCTGGTGACCCCTGACGGACGAATCCTTGATCAGTATCCGGAGCAAGGCGTCGTGACCGTCGCCCGTGATGGGCGCGGCCATCGCGTGTTGATCGACCGCTATGGCAACGTCCTCGCTACAGAGATGCGTGCCAGCACCTATTACCCCCGCGCGCCCCGCCGTGACGTTTATAATAATGACGGCTATGGTGACGGCAACCGATATGGCGACACGCAGCTTTCCAACAATGGTGGCTATCGCGACTACCGCCAATATCGCAGCGACGATTTCGGGAGTAATGATGGTTATGTCGACAGCGGCTACGGCCAGCAGGATCGCGGCGTCGTCACCAGCGGCATTCCGCGCGGCGGCGAAATCCAGAACGAGCCGCTCGACAACCAGCCGCTTCCGGACGTGAACGGCCAATCTCAGAATCGAAACGGTAACGACTACGCATCGATCGATCCGCAGGAGCAGGCACCCGCCATCGAACGCAAGCCGCCCGCCGAGCCCGTCATCACGCTGAAGGGCAAGTCGAAGATGGAGATCACGGCGCTTGAAGTCTTCCTCGCTCGCCAGGGCATATCGCCGGGCGCGATCGATGGCCGCATGGGCGCCAATGTCACGAAGGCGATCTACGCCTATCAACAGATGACCGGTCAGACATTGAACCCGAACGACACGGATTCGATCCTTGAACAACTGCGCCTGTCGGGTGGCATGCCGATCGTCAACTACACGATCACGCCCGCCGATGCCGCCGGCCCCTATGTCGCGTCGATCCCTGAAGATTATGCCGAGAAGGCACAGATGCCTTCGCTCGGCTACACCTCGACCACGGAAATGCTGGCCGAACGCTTCCATATGGACGAAGGCTACCTGAAGGAGCTCAATCCCGGCGTCGACTTCACGGTCCCTGGCAGCACGATCAAAGTGGTCAACACCGGCCCGGGCAAGACCGGCACTGTCGCCAAGATCCTGGCCGACAAGGGCCGTAAGCAGGTTTTCGCCTATGACGCCAGCGGCGCCCTGATTGCCGCTTACCCTGCCAGCATCGGTTCGACCGATACGCCGTCGCCCTCCGGCACCGTCACCGTCGAGCGCGTCGCCTTCAATCCGGGCTATACATACAATCCGAAGATCAACTTCAAGCAGGGCGCTAACGATAAAATCCTCGACATTCCTCCCGGCCCCAACGGCCCGGTCGGCGTCGTCTGGATGGCGCTGTCAAAACCGACCTATGGCATTCACGGCACCCCAGATCCTTCGAAGATCGGCAAGTCGCAGAGCCATGGCTGCGTGCGCCTGACTAATTGGGATGCGACCGAACTTGCCAAGATGGTCAAGCCGGGTGTGGTGGTCGAATTCGTCGATTGA
- a CDS encoding CaiB/BaiF CoA-transferase family protein, which yields MTDHRTKKPPLSGIRVIELARVLAGPWAGQMLADLGADVIKVENPDGGDDTRQWGPPFVEGKDGENLSAAYYHSANRGKRSVVADLKTEKGQALVRRLVMTADVLIENFKLGGLVKYGLDYESLRKINPKLVYCSITGFGQTGPYAGLAGYDYIVQGMSGFMSITGEPDGPPMKAGVAIADIFTGIYAVSAIEAALIHALKTGEGQLVDMALLDVQSAVLANQNMNYLISGKAPTRLGNAHPNISPYEIVPTADGYLILAVGNDGQFRRLCAILGIEAHADDERYATNKARVAHRDDVRAFISTKTLSWKKADLLRACEDNAVPAGAINTIEDMFADPQIQARGLRTDLEDAAGTLIPSVRTPIVLSETPLTYTRPSPRLGEHQEEVLAELAELEEGKAKP from the coding sequence ATGACCGATCATAGGACTAAGAAACCGCCGCTTTCCGGCATTCGCGTCATCGAACTGGCCCGCGTTCTTGCCGGTCCCTGGGCTGGGCAGATGCTGGCCGATCTCGGCGCCGATGTCATAAAGGTCGAGAATCCCGATGGAGGCGACGACACGCGCCAGTGGGGTCCGCCCTTCGTCGAGGGAAAGGATGGGGAAAACCTGTCCGCCGCCTACTACCACTCCGCCAATCGCGGCAAGCGTTCCGTTGTCGCTGATCTCAAGACGGAAAAAGGTCAAGCCCTCGTTCGACGGCTGGTCATGACCGCCGATGTGCTGATCGAGAATTTCAAGCTTGGCGGCCTTGTCAAATATGGCCTCGACTACGAGAGCCTGAGGAAGATCAATCCCAAATTGGTCTATTGTTCGATCACCGGCTTCGGCCAGACCGGCCCTTATGCCGGTCTCGCAGGCTATGATTATATCGTCCAGGGCATGTCCGGCTTCATGTCGATCACCGGCGAGCCGGATGGCCCGCCGATGAAAGCAGGGGTCGCAATCGCCGATATCTTCACCGGCATCTATGCCGTTTCCGCGATTGAAGCGGCCCTGATCCATGCGCTGAAGACCGGCGAAGGCCAGCTTGTCGATATGGCATTGCTTGACGTGCAATCCGCCGTGCTCGCCAATCAGAACATGAACTACCTAATTTCCGGCAAGGCTCCCACGCGCCTCGGAAACGCTCATCCCAATATCTCGCCCTATGAGATCGTGCCAACAGCCGACGGCTACCTGATCCTTGCCGTCGGCAATGACGGACAGTTCCGCCGTCTCTGCGCAATCCTCGGCATCGAGGCACATGCGGACGATGAACGCTATGCCACCAACAAAGCCCGCGTCGCCCATCGTGATGACGTCCGCGCTTTCATCTCGACAAAAACCCTGTCCTGGAAGAAAGCGGATCTGCTCAGAGCCTGCGAGGACAATGCGGTGCCGGCCGGCGCGATCAATACGATCGAAGACATGTTCGCCGACCCCCAAATCCAAGCTCGCGGCCTGCGGACCGATCTCGAGGATGCCGCCGGCACCCTCATCCCGAGCGTACGGACGCCGATTGTCCTGTCGGAAACGCCGTTGACTTATACGCGGCCTAGCCCGCGTCTTGGTGAGCATCAGGAGGAGGTTCTCGCTGAATTGGCGGAACTGGAGGAAGGAAAGGCAAAACCATGA
- the ettA gene encoding energy-dependent translational throttle protein EttA: protein MARQFIYHMAGLNKAYGAKKILENIHLSFYPDAKIGILGPNGAGKSTVLRIMAGLDKEYTGEAWLAEGATIGYLPQEPQLDPNKTVFENVMEGVAKKTEILNRYNELMMNYSDETAEEGAKLQDIIDSQNLWDLESQVEMAMEALCCPPRDAEVTSLSGGERRRIALCRLLLSQPDLLLLDEPTNHLDAETIAWLEKHLRDYPGAVMMITHDRYFLDNVTGWILELDRGRGIPYEGNYSAYLQAKAKRMLQESREEAGRQKAISREQEWIASSPKARQAKSKARINAYEQLVDAAENQRPGDAQIIIPVSERLGQVVIEMEGITKGFEGRTLVNDLSIKLPPGGIVGIIGPNGAGKTTLFKMITGQEKPDSGSIRIGETVHLSYVDQSRDALDGNKTVWEEISGGAEIIKLGKFDMNSRAYCGAFNFKGGDQQQKVGNLSGGQRNRVHLAKMLKAGGNVLLLDEPTNDLDTETLGALESALENFAGCAIIISHDRMFLDRLATHILAFEGEGHVEWFEGNFEDYEQDKIRRLGPDALNPGSQAHKRLTR, encoded by the coding sequence ATGGCACGTCAGTTCATCTATCATATGGCCGGTCTGAATAAGGCCTATGGCGCCAAGAAGATTCTGGAAAATATTCATCTCTCCTTTTATCCCGACGCCAAAATCGGCATTCTCGGCCCGAACGGTGCCGGTAAGTCGACCGTGCTGCGCATCATGGCCGGCCTCGACAAGGAATATACCGGCGAAGCCTGGCTGGCCGAAGGCGCCACCATCGGCTACCTGCCGCAGGAGCCTCAGCTCGATCCCAACAAGACGGTGTTCGAAAACGTCATGGAAGGCGTTGCCAAGAAAACCGAAATCCTCAATCGCTACAACGAATTGATGATGAACTATTCCGACGAGACTGCGGAAGAGGGCGCCAAGCTCCAGGACATCATCGACAGCCAGAATCTCTGGGATCTGGAAAGTCAGGTCGAGATGGCGATGGAAGCATTGTGCTGCCCGCCGCGCGATGCCGAAGTCACCAGCCTTTCCGGCGGTGAGCGCCGCCGTATCGCGCTTTGCCGCCTGCTTCTCTCGCAGCCGGACCTGCTGCTGCTCGACGAACCGACCAACCATCTCGACGCCGAGACCATCGCCTGGCTGGAAAAGCACCTGCGCGACTATCCGGGTGCCGTGATGATGATCACCCACGACCGCTACTTCCTCGACAATGTTACCGGCTGGATTCTCGAACTCGACCGCGGCCGCGGCATTCCCTACGAAGGCAACTATTCCGCTTACCTGCAGGCCAAGGCCAAGCGCATGCTGCAGGAATCCCGCGAAGAAGCTGGCCGCCAGAAGGCAATCAGCCGCGAACAGGAATGGATCGCCTCCAGCCCCAAGGCTCGTCAAGCCAAGTCCAAGGCGCGTATCAACGCTTACGAACAGTTGGTCGATGCTGCCGAAAATCAGCGTCCCGGTGATGCGCAGATCATCATTCCGGTCAGCGAGCGTCTCGGCCAGGTGGTGATCGAGATGGAGGGCATCACCAAGGGCTTCGAAGGCCGCACGCTGGTCAACGATCTGTCGATCAAGCTGCCGCCGGGCGGCATCGTCGGCATCATCGGCCCGAACGGCGCCGGCAAGACGACCCTGTTCAAGATGATCACCGGGCAGGAAAAGCCGGATTCCGGCTCGATCCGCATCGGCGAGACGGTGCATCTCAGCTATGTCGACCAGAGCCGCGATGCACTCGACGGCAATAAGACCGTATGGGAGGAAATCTCCGGCGGCGCCGAAATCATCAAGCTCGGCAAGTTCGACATGAACTCGCGTGCCTATTGCGGCGCCTTCAACTTCAAGGGCGGCGATCAGCAGCAGAAAGTCGGCAATCTCTCCGGCGGTCAGCGCAACCGCGTTCACCTGGCCAAGATGCTGAAGGCTGGCGGCAACGTGCTTCTGCTCGACGAACCGACCAACGATCTCGATACGGAAACGCTGGGGGCGCTGGAAAGCGCGCTCGAAAACTTCGCCGGCTGCGCCATCATCATTAGCCATGATCGCATGTTCCTCGACCGCCTGGCCACGCATATCCTGGCCTTTGAAGGCGAAGGCCATGTTGAATGGTTCGAAGGCAATTTCGAAGATTACGAGCAGGACAAAATCCGCCGCCTCGGCCCCGATGCTCTCAATCCGGGCAGCCAGGCACACAAGCGTCTGACCCGATAA
- a CDS encoding ParA family protein yields MPVITFANTKGGAGKTTAVLLLSTELARRGYRVTILDADPQHWISHWYEISGNRVPNISVIDFVTSASLPVHLSENSATDYFILDLPGARTPLLATALGLSDHVLIPIQGCAMDARGGAQVLELLQYLEQRAGIRINHSVVLTRVNSMVTTRALQVVKALLSERSVTVLETPIIERSAFRDIFDCGGTLYTMDPSRVSNLDKAQENARAFAEEMMRLVPTRLTASDRSAGHEAIRSAA; encoded by the coding sequence ATGCCAGTTATCACATTTGCAAATACGAAGGGTGGGGCGGGGAAGACGACTGCGGTTTTGCTGTTGTCTACCGAACTGGCGCGACGCGGCTACCGAGTCACCATTCTCGACGCCGACCCGCAGCATTGGATTTCGCACTGGTACGAGATTTCCGGCAACCGTGTTCCCAACATCTCGGTCATCGATTTCGTGACCAGCGCGTCCTTGCCTGTGCATCTTTCCGAAAACAGTGCGACAGACTATTTCATCCTGGACCTGCCGGGCGCTCGCACGCCGCTGTTGGCAACGGCGCTCGGTCTCTCCGATCATGTGCTCATACCAATCCAGGGCTGCGCGATGGATGCGCGGGGCGGAGCGCAGGTGCTGGAACTGCTGCAATATCTGGAACAGCGGGCTGGCATCCGCATCAATCATTCGGTCGTGCTGACCCGCGTCAATTCGATGGTGACGACCAGAGCGCTGCAGGTGGTCAAAGCGCTGCTCTCCGAACGGAGCGTTACGGTGCTCGAAACGCCGATCATCGAACGCTCTGCCTTCCGCGACATCTTCGATTGTGGCGGGACGCTCTATACAATGGATCCGAGCCGGGTCAGCAATCTGGACAAGGCTCAGGAAAACGCCCGGGCCTTTGCCGAGGAGATGATGCGGCTCGTGCCGACCCGGCTAACAGCTTCGGACCGAAGCGCCGGCCATGAGGCGATCCGCAGCGCCGCATAA
- a CDS encoding alpha/beta hydrolase produces MFAETKRLNSPTGATLAYHHAPAEGDVRGVLLISHGLAEHSRRYERFAGAMAAHGFHVYAHDHRGHGETTAADAPLGRFARRNGVDAVIADVMAIRELAATAHPGLPVILFGHSMGGLISLNVAVTHPDKFDAVTVWNSNFNPGLAGRAAQVILKAERMLKGSDVPSGLLPKLTFDAWGQSIANRRTEFDWLSRIPEEVDKYIADPLCGFDASVSLWLDVFELTFRAQQRDHLDRLRRDMPIHLVGGERDPATNNGKAVSWLANHLKKAGFSHITMTIHQDMRHETLNEIGAAGAISDFASWCKQVTAKV; encoded by the coding sequence ATGTTTGCCGAAACGAAGCGTCTGAATAGTCCGACAGGTGCGACACTCGCCTATCATCATGCGCCGGCAGAGGGCGATGTCCGTGGCGTGCTTCTCATCAGCCACGGCCTTGCCGAACATTCCCGTCGCTACGAACGCTTTGCCGGAGCGATGGCGGCGCACGGATTTCACGTCTACGCCCATGATCATCGCGGCCATGGCGAGACGACGGCTGCCGACGCCCCACTCGGCCGCTTCGCAAGGCGCAACGGCGTCGATGCGGTCATTGCCGATGTGATGGCGATCCGCGAGCTTGCCGCGACTGCCCATCCCGGTCTGCCAGTCATCCTCTTCGGTCACTCCATGGGTGGTTTGATCAGCCTCAACGTGGCGGTGACTCATCCCGATAAGTTCGACGCCGTCACGGTTTGGAATTCGAATTTCAATCCAGGCCTTGCCGGGCGCGCTGCGCAAGTCATCCTGAAGGCGGAACGCATGCTGAAGGGCTCCGATGTCCCGAGCGGGCTGCTGCCAAAGCTGACCTTCGACGCCTGGGGCCAATCCATTGCCAATCGCCGCACCGAATTCGACTGGCTGTCGCGTATTCCGGAAGAGGTGGATAAGTACATTGCCGACCCGCTCTGCGGCTTCGACGCGTCGGTCTCGCTGTGGCTAGATGTTTTCGAGCTGACTTTCCGCGCACAGCAAAGGGATCACCTCGATCGGCTTCGGCGCGACATGCCGATTCATCTCGTCGGCGGCGAGCGTGACCCCGCGACGAACAATGGAAAAGCGGTCTCCTGGCTGGCAAACCATTTGAAAAAGGCCGGATTTTCGCATATCACCATGACCATCCATCAGGACATGCGGCACGAGACTCTGAACGAGATCGGCGCGGCCGGAGCCATCTCGGATTTTGCGAGCTGGTGTAAACAGGTGACTGCAAAAGTCTGA
- a CDS encoding RidA family protein, giving the protein MSIKRIDVGARMSGAVIHGNTVYLAGQVGEGESVTDQCKSALAEVDRLLAAAGSNKSKILQTIIYLSDIAYFAEMNAAWEAWVDPANTPARATSEAKLAAPKYKVEFIVTAAID; this is encoded by the coding sequence ATGAGCATCAAGCGTATCGACGTCGGGGCCCGCATGAGCGGCGCCGTCATTCACGGCAACACCGTCTACCTCGCCGGCCAGGTTGGTGAAGGCGAAAGCGTCACGGATCAGTGCAAGTCGGCACTGGCCGAAGTCGATCGTCTTCTCGCTGCAGCCGGCTCCAACAAATCGAAGATCCTGCAGACGATCATCTATCTCTCCGACATCGCCTATTTCGCCGAAATGAACGCCGCCTGGGAAGCCTGGGTCGATCCGGCCAATACGCCGGCCCGCGCCACCAGCGAGGCCAAGCTCGCTGCCCCGAAATACAAGGTCGAGTTCATCGTCACCGCCGCAATCGACTAA
- a CDS encoding TIGR01244 family sulfur transferase produces the protein MDIRPIDDEYSVSGQITLEDLDQIKAMGFNSIVCHRPDNESPDQTPFSVIEARAKELGLEIAHVPVGPMGVTEEAVQGMVDALDEFPRPMLGYCRSGARSTAIYQKTHHIRG, from the coding sequence ATGGATATCCGCCCGATCGATGACGAATACTCGGTTTCCGGCCAGATCACGCTGGAGGATCTCGATCAGATCAAGGCCATGGGTTTCAACTCCATCGTCTGCCATCGCCCTGATAATGAGAGCCCGGATCAGACGCCGTTTTCCGTCATCGAAGCCCGCGCCAAGGAGCTTGGTCTCGAAATCGCGCACGTGCCCGTCGGGCCGATGGGTGTGACCGAAGAGGCCGTGCAGGGCATGGTCGATGCGCTCGACGAATTCCCGCGGCCGATGCTCGGCTATTGCCGCTCCGGCGCACGCTCCACCGCGATCTATCAGAAGACACACCATATTCGCGGCTGA
- a CDS encoding ribonuclease, whose translation MRPWLQGFAVAVWAAMVMVTSAVAEENSHGRTRFILAASWEPAFCATNQKKAECRNQSSNNFDAKNFSLHGLWPMRQEYCDVSDDLKQSDRSSDWKDLPAVQLSAETKASLDKVMPGTQSGLERHEWIKHGSCTKLSADDYFGTAVGLINELNTSAVRDLFAQNIGKTLDAEAIKAAFNKSFGAGASDRVKMSCRQVGKVRVISELTIGLSEDAIQPSPEGEPRLEQLIQSAGKTSFGCDQGVVDAAGF comes from the coding sequence ATGAGGCCTTGGCTTCAAGGGTTTGCAGTTGCGGTCTGGGCTGCGATGGTGATGGTGACGAGCGCCGTGGCTGAGGAGAATAGCCACGGGCGAACGCGCTTTATTCTGGCGGCAAGTTGGGAACCCGCGTTCTGCGCGACGAACCAAAAGAAGGCAGAATGCCGAAATCAATCATCGAATAATTTCGACGCCAAGAACTTTTCGCTGCATGGTCTTTGGCCGATGCGGCAGGAATATTGCGATGTTTCCGATGATCTGAAGCAGTCCGATCGCAGCAGCGATTGGAAAGATCTGCCGGCTGTTCAACTGTCGGCGGAAACTAAGGCTTCGCTGGATAAAGTCATGCCCGGCACGCAATCCGGTCTGGAACGGCATGAGTGGATCAAGCATGGCAGTTGCACCAAGCTCAGCGCCGATGATTATTTCGGGACTGCAGTGGGCTTGATCAACGAACTCAACACTTCTGCCGTGCGCGATCTTTTCGCGCAGAATATCGGCAAGACGCTCGATGCCGAAGCCATCAAGGCTGCGTTTAATAAAAGCTTTGGCGCAGGCGCCAGCGATCGCGTGAAAATGAGCTGCCGCCAGGTCGGCAAGGTACGCGTGATCTCGGAACTGACGATCGGCCTGTCTGAAGATGCCATCCAGCCGTCGCCAGAAGGCGAGCCCCGACTTGAGCAACTGATCCAGAGTGCCGGCAAAACATCGTTCGGCTGTGATCAGGGCGTCGTGGACGCGGCGGGTTTCTGA
- a CDS encoding DUF4432 family protein has product MMDFAAAKGPKLTLDESSVLDIGACIVDGNNLAPGRAIPDDGDPRIDHSLEGFLFTCGPDHIRHPEPMSGAFEGKRYPLHGSISSHPAKILWTRFENGNAECRADIDIVTAERRTARLERHWRIDGATGEVSLNDRIVNTSIEAMPVFLMYHMNVGGKWFDDGVRLSGQMLENGGFPWTFGEELGGLFCVPATAKGEDWSELCLGPIAAIGGKSLRVRFGTDTLPFLQVWRNQRAPAHVLGIEPVSHRWVSRAELEEAGEFNILQPGEARSFALNFAFV; this is encoded by the coding sequence ATGATGGACTTTGCCGCAGCCAAGGGACCGAAACTGACGCTGGATGAGAGCTCCGTGCTGGACATCGGCGCCTGCATCGTCGACGGCAACAATCTCGCGCCGGGACGCGCCATTCCGGATGACGGTGATCCGCGCATCGATCATTCGCTGGAGGGCTTTCTCTTTACCTGCGGTCCGGATCATATCCGCCATCCGGAACCGATGTCAGGCGCTTTCGAGGGCAAGCGCTATCCACTACACGGCTCCATCTCCTCACATCCCGCAAAGATCCTGTGGACCCGGTTCGAGAACGGCAATGCGGAGTGCCGCGCCGATATCGACATTGTCACCGCCGAACGCCGCACGGCCCGGCTGGAGCGTCATTGGCGTATCGACGGCGCGACGGGCGAGGTTTCGCTTAACGACCGTATCGTCAACACCAGCATCGAGGCGATGCCGGTCTTTCTGATGTATCACATGAATGTCGGCGGCAAATGGTTCGATGATGGCGTACGGCTCTCCGGCCAGATGCTGGAGAACGGCGGTTTCCCCTGGACCTTCGGCGAGGAGCTGGGCGGTCTTTTTTGTGTGCCGGCAACGGCCAAAGGCGAGGACTGGTCCGAACTGTGCCTCGGGCCGATTGCTGCCATCGGCGGCAAATCGCTGCGGGTTCGGTTCGGCACGGATACGCTGCCCTTCCTGCAGGTCTGGCGCAACCAGCGTGCGCCGGCACATGTCCTCGGTATCGAGCCCGTTTCGCATCGCTGGGTCTCACGCGCCGAACTGGAGGAGGCGGGTGAATTCAATATTCTCCAGCCTGGGGAAGCCAGGAGTTTCGCACTCAACTTTGCCTTCGTCTGA